The sequence below is a genomic window from Candidatus Aegiribacteria sp..
GAATATTAGCCAGGGTCTCGACGTTGTTGAGGACTGTTGGACGTCCCTTGTAGCCGGATTCAACGGTATGAATGTACTTCGCCCTGGGTTCACCCGGCATACCGCTCATTGAGATCATGAGGGCAGATGATTCACCACAGACAAATGCTCCTGCTCCGCGATGAATGATAAGATCAAAAGAGAAATCAGTTCCGAGTATATTCTTTCCAAGCAGGTTCTTCTCACGAGCCTGCCGGATTGCATTCTCAAGGATTTCCATGGCGAGAGGGTACTCTTTTCTGATGTAAACATAACCCTCCTTAGCCCCGATCGCGTATGCTCCGATGGCCATGCCCTCTATGATCGAATGAGGATCGGACTCCAGAATAGACCTGTCCATATATGCACCAGGATCCCCCTCGTCCGCATTGCATACAATTACAGGAATGCCTCCAGTCCGTTCAGATGCACTGACGCAGGAGGACCATTTCACTCCGGCAGGGAAACCACCACCACCCCTTCCTCGAAGTCCCGATTTAGTTATTTCTGTGATGACTTCTGCAGGATCCATAGTATCCAGTATACTGGCCAGCCCTTTGTAGGCACCACTTGTAAGAGCATCATCAAGGCTTTCCGGATCAATAAGCCCTCGATTGATAAACACTACCGTTTGCTGCTTGAGATAAAAGGGATCATCGTGGGTTATAGTCTGCAAATGGCATTCTTCAGCTGTTTTTACTCCTCTGATACAATCTAACAGGTCATTGACCTTGTCCTCGGTAACATCAAGGTACATCACCGTTTGTTCACCATTCCTGTTAACGGATACCATAGGCTCACAGCTGCAAAGGCCTGCGCAACTGCTGGATCTCAGTTCAACGGGCTGAACTCTTCCGGATGTAATAGAGGTTCTCAAAGCCTTCAGCGTTCTATCTGCCCCAGCGGCTATTCCACACGTACCGAGATGGACCGTGAGAGATACTGCTGTATCACATGCAGTGCCTGAAGATGATTCAAGAAGAGTTTTCAATCGATCTATTGCATTGGTATTCATGATAGCTCCCTCAGTTCTTGCAGTAACTGGAGATAAGGTTGCTTACCTGTGAAGGTTTGACTTCTGCGATAACCTCATTGCCAATCGTTATCACCGGAGCAATTCCACAACAGCCAAGACACCTGACTTCCGAAAGTGTGAATTTGCCATCAGGTGTCGTTTCTCCGCTTGATATGCCAAGTTCCCTTTCCAGGGCCGCTAGAATATCTGGAGCTCCTTTAACGTAACACGCTGTTCCCATGCAGACCTGGATTTCTTTTTCTCCCCTTTGCTCAAGGCTGAAAGCCCTGTAGAAGGTTGCTATATGGAACAGCTTACCCCTCGGTTTTTCAGTTCTGTCGGCTATTCTTTCAAGGGCTTCCTTAGGGATGTATCGGAATTCATCCTGAACATCCTGCATCATTTCGATGACGAATTCGGGATCGGAATTCCATTTTTCAATAATTGCATCTACTGCTTTTATATCAATCATTTGATACCTCCACCCGGGGATGAATCCTGCCGGGAGATGGTCCATACAGGTCTTGTGTGTGGAGCTTTTACAACAAGCGCCTTAAGTCCCTTATTGCGGAATACGGTGCCTGTTCCACCCCTTCCTGCCTGTTTCAGCCTCATGGATTTTCTTCTCCAGTCCCACCAGGAGAAATTAAGGCATCCGATCCATGCATGATCTGCCCCGATTCCGGATGAAACCGTGGAAATGTGCCTTTTGTCGTCATCATTATCGGAATACATTTCAGCCAGTTCCTCCGCGGCCAGATGGGAGTTCACTGAAAGCAACGGGGATTCAATTACCCGTACAATCCCGTTCATCCCGTCAATGAAGACTATAGCTTCATTCTCAGATTTGCCGGTTATAACAAGGCAGTCAAAGCCTGAAAACTTCAGTAATGGACCGAAGTGTCCTCCAACATTGGAATCCACCGCGGATCCGGTTGTGGGGGAGATAGTAGTTACAATGGATTTGCCGGAACCTGAAAAAGCAGGGGTACCGCCAAGCGGTCCTGCTGCTATGCAGATGGGGTTTTCGGGACTGTCCCATTTAGTTTCGGAGGTTACTTCCTGCCACATCATCCAGAGGTCAAACCCTTTTCCTCCGGTAAAAATCTCTTTCATTTTTTCGGTTACCGGTATGATTCTGAAAGAAGGTTCTGATATATCAACTCTGAGTATCTCCCCAGTATACCCTCGTAAGGAAGGTTTAGGTTTATACTCGAAAGTACCGAGAACCTTCTGCTTCTCAAGAATCTTACCGGCGTTATGTGTACTTGCCATAGATAACTCCCTGTGTTTGCGCCAGTAGTTGCAAAATAATCTTCTAATAGTGATAATGAAAAATACCACAGAAATATACGCATGAAAGTTACAAATCGCAGGAGCAGGAAACAACCCTCCTTAATGTGTGCTGGCACATACCAAAATGATTGTTTAGAATTAAATATGATTGAAGAAGAAACCAATGCTTTTCGAGACAATCCGCCTGGTCTCACATTCTTTCTTGACAGATCGTCAGTAGGTATAGCAGGAGCCGGCGGAATAGGATCGAATGTTGCAGCAACACTCATTCGCGCAGGGGTGGGCAGGCTCGTAATTGCTGATTTT
It includes:
- a CDS encoding NAD(P)H-dependent oxidoreductase subunit E — its product is MIDIKAVDAIIEKWNSDPEFVIEMMQDVQDEFRYIPKEALERIADRTEKPRGKLFHIATFYRAFSLEQRGEKEIQVCMGTACYVKGAPDILAALERELGISSGETTPDGKFTLSEVRCLGCCGIAPVITIGNEVIAEVKPSQVSNLISSYCKN
- a CDS encoding 4Fe-4S binding protein, whose translation is MNTNAIDRLKTLLESSSGTACDTAVSLTVHLGTCGIAAGADRTLKALRTSITSGRVQPVELRSSSCAGLCSCEPMVSVNRNGEQTVMYLDVTEDKVNDLLDCIRGVKTAEECHLQTITHDDPFYLKQQTVVFINRGLIDPESLDDALTSGAYKGLASILDTMDPAEVITEITKSGLRGRGGGGFPAGVKWSSCVSASERTGGIPVIVCNADEGDPGAYMDRSILESDPHSIIEGMAIGAYAIGAKEGYVYIRKEYPLAMEILENAIRQAREKNLLGKNILGTDFSFDLIIHRGAGAFVCGESSALMISMSGMPGEPRAKYIHTVESGYKGRPTVLNNVETLANIPRIITRGARWFASIGTGDVSENPWNGSSGTKVFSLVGDIKNAGLVEIPMGITLREIIFDIGGGIPDGREFKAVQTGGPSGGVLPAEKLDLPVDFDTLTDAGSMMGSGGMVVMDDETCMIQIAKYFVDFLKDESCGKCTPCREGLVALGTILDRIISGDGRQGDIELLEEYGQNMCETSLCALGQTAANPVLSTIEYFRDEYDDHIRDGKCGALKCKALIEYRINAENCTGCTICARNCPAGAIRGNLKEPHVIDQEKCIRCGVCREVCNFNAVEVL